From a single Brassica napus cultivar Da-Ae chromosome C9, Da-Ae, whole genome shotgun sequence genomic region:
- the LOC125593465 gene encoding uncharacterized protein LOC125593465 has protein sequence MSEDWWNERCKEWPGARKFKDKPVANMDLMEKVFGTVYISGGEGWSAQQSEDVLDTKYTDHDDEDDVESRRDVPTQEAVGDESRRGVPTQETDVASESRNVGPSSSRSKVNKKRSRAVQAGQAVADVIRESVESRDKILSHKNHLIENHPEFSCSQLRAMEVLHSLSAVRMWSPLYKASINHLKEDAANRQAFLFYGDDENRVLYLEFATGESRDH, from the exons ATGAGTGAGGACTGGTGGAATGAGCGATGCAAG GAGTGGCCTGGTGCTAGAAAATTTAAAGACAAGCCGGTAGCAAACATGGATTTGATGGAGAAGGTATTTGGGACAGTTTATATTAGTGGAGGTGAAGGTTGGTCTGCTCAGCAAAGTGAAGATGTTTTAGACACAAAGTACACAgatcatgatgatgaagatgatgttgAATCAAGGCGTGATGTCCCTACTCAAGAAGCTGTTGGAGATGAATCAAGGCGTGGTGTCCCTACTCAAGAGACTGATGTCGCATCTGAATCAAGGAATGTTGGCCCCTCTTCTTCTAGGTCAAAGGTTAATAAAAAAAGATCAAGGGCTGTACAAGCAGGACAAGCTGTGGCTGATGTGATTAGGGAGAGTGTTGAGTCTCGAGACAAGATTCTTTCCCACAAGAATCATCTAATAGAGAATCATCCCGAGTTTAGTTGTAGTCAACTTCGAGCCATGGAGGTTCTTCACTCCTTGTCTGCTGTAAGGATGTGGTCTCCTCTCTACAAAGCTTCAATTAACCACCTCAAAGAAGATGCTGCGAATCGTCAGGCTTTCTTGTTTTATGGAGATGATGAGAACAGGGTTCTTTATTTGGAGTTTGCAACTGGTGAAAGCAGAGATCATTGA